The following proteins come from a genomic window of Lolium rigidum isolate FL_2022 chromosome 5, APGP_CSIRO_Lrig_0.1, whole genome shotgun sequence:
- the LOC124656073 gene encoding uncharacterized protein LOC124656073 translates to MGKKCQHRGRVPNPRKHAAEEAAQSRTSAAQACSGAAEAEADAAESAQTRAAAELCSCPTCRSRGGGPCRRRDTTPDQLSAPCRGSAVATQLSASSRGGAAPNPCKYGVAEPPSARTPQQTSVSYLSILLGTTTVKDTAASSSSRQAVAETPPSKPTIYVNKPPGWYFSIYIRIDHSKSFHTYPCLGGPFKSPEEVEKAIERYLDDKRHKTLWKEQCGDSEMEIVIKKALYWPDGRTRRCSDNQVVEHTREQKSLMLQAFLDTYNEKHKLFGDDAYELKVILHFQSIGEGNMWYKHFNFTTKTKDGIEDLFFAEVKEGDNELVANTFCKIESNENGHCYGCINNGSIDIKHPDKADAYSGGHVDVHLPFGGGSRRPNTWTGSKEDVAREEARLRYIYGVK, encoded by the exons ATGGGCAAAAAATGCCAACACCGCGGCCGCGTGCCGAATCCCAGGAAAcatgcggcggaggaggccgcgcAGTCCCGTACTTCGGCGGCGCAGGCCTGTTctggggcggcggaggcggaggcggatgcGGCGGAGTCTGCGCAAACCCGTGCTGCGGCGGAATTGTGCTCCTGCCCTACCTGCCGATCTCGCGGTGGCGGCCCCTGCCGCAGGCGCGACACCACCCCCGACCAACTCTCTGCCCCCTGCCGCGGTAGCGCCGTCGCTACACAGCTGTCTGCTTCCTCCCGCGGTGGCGCCGCCCCCAACCC GTGCAAGTATGGTGTGGCTGAGCCTCCATCTGCACGGACGCCCCAGCAAACATCTGTCTCGTACTTGAGCATTTTGCTCGGCACTACAACAGTCAAGGACACTGCAGCTTCCTCGTCCTCCCGGCAGGCTGTAGCTGAGACCCCACCATCTAAGCCAACCATTTATGTCAACAAACCTCCTGGTTGGTACTTCAGTATTTACATCAGGATCGATCATTCAAAATCTTTCCACACGTATCCTTGTCTTGGTGGACCATTCAAGAGCCCAGAGGAAGTTGAAAAGGCTATTGAGCGCTATCTGGATGACAAGCGGCATAAAACGCT GTGGAAAGAGCAATGTGGGGATTCTGAGATGGAGATTGTTATAAAGAAGGCTCTTTACTGGCCTGATGGAAGAACAAGGAGATGTTCAGACAACCAGGTCGTGGAGCATACCCGTGAGCAAAAGAGTTTAATGCTTCAAGCTTTTCTGGACACGTATAATGAGAAGCACAAACTTTTTggg GATGATGCATATGAATTAAAGGTTATTTTGCACTTCCAGTCAATCGGTGAAGGCAATATGTGGTACAAGCATTTCAATTTCACTACAAAGACTAAAGATGGAATTGAGGATCTTTTCTTTGCTGAAGTGAAAGAAGGAGACAATGAATTGGTGGCAAATACATTCTGCAAGATTGAATCCAATGAAAATG GCCACTGCTATGGTTGCATAAATAATGGAAGTATTGATATAAAGCACCCCGACAAGGCTGATGCATACTCTGGTGGTCACGTGGATGTACATCTGCCATTTGGTGGGGGTAGCCGCCGTCCTAACACATGGACAGGCTCTAAGGAAGAT GTGGCTAGAGAGGAAGCTAGGCTGAGATATATCTATGGTGTGAAATGA